The Amycolatopsis mongoliensis genome includes a window with the following:
- a CDS encoding alpha-L-rhamnosidase-related protein, which yields MPRLVPATDRPAVVAHLADDVEKRGVHLNTGAPGTKIILPALTDAGSGGYVFRAAARETTRSPERR from the coding sequence GTGCCTCGCCTCGTCCCCGCGACGGATCGCCCGGCCGTGGTCGCCCACCTCGCCGACGACGTCGAGAAGCGCGGCGTCCACCTGAACACCGGGGCGCCGGGGACGAAGATCATCCTGCCCGCGCTGACCGACGCCGGCTCCGGCGGCTACGTCTTCCGCGCTGCCGCCCGAGAAACGACCCGGTCGCCCGAGCGCCGGTAG
- a CDS encoding ice-binding family protein, translating into MSALGLGLVVGAPQAVAAEAPVGLGTAASYSVLGGQAVTNTGPSRLAGNLGVSPGTAITGFPPGTAAGATHAGDAVAGQAQSDLVVAYDDAAGRAPTANVAGDLVGRTLVGGVYKSSGPLALGGTLTLDGQGASDTVWIFQVASTLITASASAVNLINGAQACHVYWQIGSSATLGTNSHFVGTIMALTSITVTTGTVVAGRALARNGQVSLDDTTFTTPRCATTPTTTPTTTGTTTSPGTGTTTPGTGTGTTTPGTGTTSPGTGTTTGPGTGTTTTTSPAGGGTTTSSPGAGLGTTWTATGPNGGTGTHGTVPGGTSGLAGTGATPLLRPLIGLGVLLVLLGGVLLTVVHRRRTRQ; encoded by the coding sequence GTGAGCGCTCTGGGGTTGGGGCTGGTGGTCGGGGCGCCGCAGGCCGTGGCCGCCGAAGCACCCGTCGGGCTCGGCACCGCGGCGTCCTATTCCGTGCTGGGCGGGCAGGCGGTGACCAATACCGGCCCCAGCAGGCTGGCCGGGAACCTCGGAGTCTCTCCCGGCACCGCGATCACCGGTTTCCCGCCCGGCACTGCCGCGGGCGCCACGCACGCGGGTGATGCCGTGGCCGGGCAGGCCCAGTCCGACCTCGTCGTCGCCTACGACGACGCCGCCGGCCGCGCGCCGACCGCGAACGTCGCGGGTGACCTGGTCGGCCGGACCCTGGTCGGTGGCGTCTACAAGTCCAGCGGCCCGCTCGCGCTCGGCGGGACCCTGACCCTGGACGGCCAGGGTGCCTCCGACACCGTCTGGATCTTCCAGGTCGCTTCCACCTTGATCACGGCTTCGGCGAGTGCGGTGAACCTGATCAACGGCGCCCAGGCGTGCCACGTGTACTGGCAGATCGGCAGTTCGGCGACGCTGGGCACGAACTCGCACTTCGTCGGCACGATCATGGCGTTGACCTCGATCACCGTGACGACCGGCACCGTCGTCGCCGGGCGCGCACTGGCCCGCAACGGCCAGGTCTCCCTCGACGACACCACGTTCACCACCCCCCGGTGCGCCACGACCCCGACCACCACGCCGACCACCACCGGCACGACGACTTCACCGGGCACCGGCACGACGACGCCCGGCACCGGCACCGGCACCACGACGCCGGGTACCGGCACGACTTCACCGGGCACCGGCACGACCACCGGCCCGGGTACGGGGACCACGACCACGACGTCCCCCGCCGGCGGCGGGACGACGACCAGCTCACCCGGGGCGGGCCTCGGCACGACCTGGACCGCCACCGGCCCGAACGGTGGCACCGGGACTCACGGCACCGTGCCCGGCGGCACGTCCGGCTTGGCCGGCACCGGAGCGACCCCCTTGCTCCGTCCCTTGATCGGGCTCGGCGTGCTGCTCGTTCTCCTCGGCGGAGTGCTGCTCACCGTCGTCCACCGCCGCAGGACAAGGCAGTAA
- a CDS encoding acyl-CoA dehydrogenase family protein has translation MTDVELSGLDAETLTMILSAIGEFADRNLPAELLLRLDRDDECPEELVRRMCGDELGVHLLFVPEDYGGMGGGSLDVCRVCERMAGIDLGVATSVFATALGSDPIAVGATPDQKKTWLGRMVGEGLLFAYGATEPEAGSDLGALKTTAVPVVEDGRTTGYRITGRKQWISNGGIADAYSVLANAPGGPSWFVVERDAPGFTRAKPEDKHGIRLSNTAALFLDDVLVTPDALVGGTEGQGLLQAQQVFGYTRVMVAAFGLGAGWAALDRAIAYAADRIQAGGPLAHKQGYTHKLFVPHAARLEAARAYIEETATRLDSGEQGLNTEGAIAKYLATEAGNAAADAAIQAHGGYGYTREYLVEKIKRDVRITTIYEGTSEIMEMTISRDRWQQHLKTRGRYYRDRVAELEALDAAHPGVGAGTAALGLHSLAELLERCRTDRLTRHQHVLLRLGELVAYAECAAALCRRAAQAADGGLPEKADRRFDAPALAVLARIFAREAVLRVASGGLALVQGSAETTVADLTTALRLPQVTAAQAGGLADADALAAILNARSGGN, from the coding sequence ATGACTGATGTCGAGCTGAGCGGCCTGGACGCCGAGACCCTGACCATGATCCTCTCGGCGATCGGGGAGTTCGCCGACCGGAACCTGCCTGCCGAACTGCTGCTGCGGCTCGATCGCGACGACGAATGCCCCGAAGAGCTCGTCCGCCGGATGTGCGGGGACGAGCTCGGCGTCCACCTGCTGTTCGTCCCGGAGGACTACGGCGGGATGGGCGGGGGCAGCTTGGACGTCTGCCGCGTCTGCGAGCGCATGGCCGGGATCGACCTCGGCGTCGCGACCAGCGTGTTCGCCACCGCGCTGGGCAGCGACCCGATCGCCGTGGGCGCGACCCCGGACCAGAAGAAGACGTGGCTGGGCCGCATGGTCGGCGAGGGGCTGCTGTTCGCCTACGGGGCGACCGAGCCCGAGGCCGGCAGCGATCTCGGGGCGCTCAAGACCACCGCCGTCCCGGTCGTCGAGGACGGCCGGACCACCGGGTACCGGATCACCGGCCGCAAGCAGTGGATCAGCAACGGCGGCATCGCCGACGCCTACAGCGTGCTGGCGAACGCGCCGGGCGGGCCGAGCTGGTTCGTCGTCGAGCGCGACGCGCCCGGGTTCACGCGGGCCAAACCGGAGGACAAGCACGGCATCCGGCTGAGCAACACCGCGGCGTTGTTCCTCGACGACGTCCTGGTCACCCCGGACGCGCTCGTCGGCGGGACGGAAGGCCAAGGGCTGCTGCAGGCCCAGCAGGTGTTCGGCTACACGCGGGTGATGGTCGCCGCGTTCGGGCTCGGCGCGGGCTGGGCGGCGCTCGACCGGGCGATCGCCTACGCCGCCGACCGGATCCAGGCGGGCGGCCCGCTCGCGCACAAGCAGGGCTACACGCACAAGCTGTTCGTGCCGCACGCGGCGCGGCTCGAAGCCGCCCGTGCCTACATCGAAGAGACCGCCACCCGGCTCGACTCCGGCGAACAGGGCCTCAACACCGAAGGCGCCATCGCCAAGTACCTCGCCACCGAGGCCGGCAACGCGGCCGCCGACGCGGCGATCCAGGCCCACGGCGGGTACGGCTACACGCGCGAGTACCTGGTGGAGAAGATCAAGCGCGACGTCCGCATCACCACGATCTACGAAGGCACGTCGGAGATCATGGAGATGACGATCTCCCGTGACCGCTGGCAGCAGCACCTCAAGACCCGCGGCCGCTACTACCGCGACCGCGTGGCGGAGCTCGAAGCCCTCGACGCGGCGCACCCCGGCGTCGGTGCGGGGACCGCGGCGCTCGGCCTGCACTCGCTCGCCGAGCTGCTGGAGCGGTGCCGCACCGACCGGCTGACCCGGCACCAGCACGTCCTCCTGCGGCTGGGCGAACTCGTCGCCTACGCCGAATGCGCCGCCGCGCTCTGCCGGCGGGCCGCGCAGGCCGCCGACGGCGGGCTGCCCGAGAAGGCCGACCGGCGGTTCGACGCGCCCGCGCTGGCCGTGCTGGCGCGGATCTTCGCCCGCGAAGCGGTGCTGCGCGTGGCGTCCGGCGGCCTCGCGCTCGTCCAGGGCAGCGCGGAGACCACGGTGGCGGACCTGACCACGGCGCTGCGGCTGCCGCAGGTCACGGCCGCCCAGGCCGGTGGCCTCGCCGACGCCGACGCCCTCGCCGCCATCCTCAACGCCCGATCCGGAGGCAACTGA
- a CDS encoding type I polyketide synthase — MNEQPHERAVAIVGVSAIMPDAPDATKFWSNIIGGRYSISDVPPERWDPALYYDADPAVPDKTYSKIGGWVREFEWDPRAWRLPVPPKVAAHMDGAQQWAVNLARATLVDYGWPARKLDHERTAVVVGNALAGELHYQTALRISFPEFARELERSAAFSALPKATRAAIVDEARHGLRETIPDVTEDSMPGELANVIAGRIANLFDFHGPSYVTDAACASGLAAMAASVEGLINGEYDTVLTGGIDRNMGISAYVKFCKIGALSATGTRPYGRGADGFVMGEGGNLFLLKRLADAERDGDRIYAVLLGMAGSSDGKGRGITAPNPVGQRLAVERAWRLAGADPATCSLVEGHGTSTAVGDVVEVEALTEVFGSAPAGSIPLGSVKSNIGHLKGAAGTAGLFKAVMALHEKVLPATLHAEVPNPHIDFRHSPFRPNTEIREWAAPASGVRRAGVSAFGFGGTNFHAVLEEYVPGRHRDPERRSVSFAGADLPATTASEPGRGAFVAGAADERGLADRLRQAAAGELPSAGRPKAADLGAPVRIAIDYGDPAELADKANRALQALDRGNPAIWKALRAQGVFLGRGPRGKVAFLYTGQGSQYVNMLRTLAAREPVVADTFAQADAVMTPLLGKPLTEYVFADGADAVSRAEERLLQTEITQPAVLAADLALTRLLAAHGVRPDLVMGHSLGEYGALVAAGALSFEDALEAVSARGSEMAHLTVEDNGAMAAVFAPLEEIERTISEIDGYVVIANVNSPSQAVIGGATTAVEAAVEALTVAGHTAVRLPVSHAFHTAIVAPVSEPLGRMLRRLDLKVPRLPVVANVDGELYPAGPDARERMLDILERQVASPVQFVKGLDTLYAEGARVFVEVGPKKALHGFVEDALGSRHDDVLALFTNHPKQGDLVSFNQALCGLYAAGFGATEAAGPVKSPSEPRTATVTPESTPEPTPDRFTELGRLVADFFSRGQAVLAGSPTPAPVPAAPAETEPVVITGAALGLPGTERVFDDANVGRILHGDQFIGPIPQAFREAMADKHITRLVKSEDGAPRFAEIDSPDDVIKLAARAGALDLVEEFGIDEEREKALGECTRLAIGAGFDALRDAGIPLAQHYKTTTVGTQLADRWGLPAALRDDTGVIFASAFPGYGEFAEEIERYLADRHRHHERDTLRAIRARAEGDVAAELDRRIGDLDAEIAADPFTFDRRFLFRVLSMGHSQFAEIIGARGPNTQINSACASTTQAIGLAEDWIRAGRCRRVVVVAADDATSDPLLEWVGAGFLASGAAATDAAVEDAAVPFDARRHGMLLGMGAAGIVVEAASAARERGLRPICEVLAGVSANSAFHGTKLDVEHISGVMESLVAQAERRGIDRHAIAPETVFVSHETYTPARGGSAQAEIDALRKVFGPAADSVIIANTKGFTGHPMGVGIEDVVAVKALETGIVPPVPNFKEIDPSLGRLNLSTGGAYPVRYALRLAAGFGSQISMVLLRWTPVADGRHRAPDELGYEYRIADRAAWQRWLTGLGGTTLEVDRRRLRIADHPAERRPEPVPEPIAVPEPVGDDVPEQVLALVSEKTGYPEDMLELDLDLEADLGVDTVKQAEVFAQIRERFGIERDDTLRLRDYPTLNHVIGFVRERAGIAAPAAVPSAAVADDVTAQILAVVSEKTGYPEDMLELDLDLEADLGVDTVKQAEVFAQIRERFGIERDDTLRLRDYPTLNHVIGFVRERAGTAAPAPVAEPEPQPATDDVTAQILAVVSEKTGYPQDMLELDLDLEADLGVDTVKQAEVFAQIRERFGIERDDTLRLRDYPTLSHVIGFVRERTHVAPPPESEVDTVLAEVLSVVSAKTGYPEDMLELDLDLEADLGVDTVKQAEVFAQIRERFGIERDDTLRLRDYPTLAHVIGFVRERASTATAVEVSTVEEQPAGTGTFPRRVPVATIRPPLEFCRATGVELGEGQRVLVGCDDGGAGVALAERLSARGVEVLVVEGHPDADELAARLDGPVHGVYWLPALDHEGPIEDMDLDGWREANRIRVKLLYTAMRRLYDQDAFLVTGTRLGGRHGYDETGAYAPLGGAVTGFAKAYGRERPEVLVKAVDFGAEATNEEIADALLEETLTDPGALEVGRADGLRWAVTVEERPLEGEGMTLDADTVFVVTGAAGSIVSAITADLARASGGTFHLLDLTPEPDENDADITRFATDHDGLKADLITRLTHDGKRPTPVQVERELARYERLAAARAAIDAVRDAGGQAHYHCVDLTDAAAVEHALSGLERADVLLHAAGLDISHALPDKEPREYDLVFGVKADGWFTVRKALGDRPLGAVVAFSSVAGRFGNLGQTDYSAANDLLCKLTSAQRDTRALAIDWTAWAGIGMATRGSIPKMMERAGIEMLPPEVGVPWIRHELTGGAYRGEVVVAGELGALVGERDGIDAARFPAGPMVGEVERMGVYDGLVVHTTLDPGEQPFLGDHRIDGTAVLPGVLGIEAFAEAAALPLPGWRPVAIEDVEFLAPCKFYRDEPRTLTVTAVFRADGDGLVAECALTGSRQLAGQAEPQVTTHFTGRVRLARTPVGDAVTAAAPPVPDGKGVPADAIYDVFFHGPAFRVLDRAWRGEDGPVGLYASDLPPDHVPADRPELVSPRLIELVFQTAGVWDIGRHGRFGLPRHVDRIVLHDAPESEGRLEAVVTSEEDGFGGRVLDESGAVLLELSGYRTTELPGALDAGRSAPMTEAMS; from the coding sequence ATGAACGAGCAACCCCACGAGCGCGCCGTCGCGATCGTCGGCGTGAGCGCGATCATGCCCGACGCACCGGACGCGACGAAGTTCTGGAGCAACATCATCGGCGGCCGCTACTCGATCAGCGACGTCCCGCCGGAACGCTGGGACCCGGCGTTGTACTACGACGCCGATCCGGCCGTGCCGGACAAGACGTACTCGAAGATCGGCGGCTGGGTCCGCGAGTTCGAGTGGGATCCCCGGGCCTGGCGGCTGCCGGTCCCGCCGAAGGTCGCCGCGCACATGGACGGCGCCCAGCAGTGGGCGGTCAACCTCGCCCGCGCCACGCTGGTCGACTACGGCTGGCCGGCGCGGAAGCTGGACCACGAACGCACCGCTGTCGTCGTCGGCAACGCGTTGGCGGGGGAGCTGCACTACCAGACCGCGCTGCGGATCAGCTTCCCCGAGTTCGCCCGCGAACTGGAGCGTTCGGCGGCGTTCTCCGCGCTGCCCAAGGCGACCCGCGCCGCGATCGTCGACGAGGCCCGGCACGGCCTGCGCGAAACCATCCCGGACGTCACCGAGGACAGCATGCCCGGGGAGCTGGCCAACGTCATCGCCGGCCGGATCGCCAACCTCTTCGACTTCCACGGGCCCAGCTACGTCACCGACGCCGCCTGCGCGTCCGGGCTCGCGGCCATGGCCGCCTCGGTCGAAGGCCTGATCAACGGCGAGTACGACACGGTGCTCACCGGCGGCATCGACCGCAACATGGGCATCTCCGCCTACGTCAAGTTCTGCAAGATCGGCGCCCTTTCGGCCACCGGCACCCGCCCCTACGGGCGCGGCGCGGACGGCTTCGTGATGGGCGAAGGCGGGAACCTGTTCCTGCTCAAGCGGCTGGCCGACGCCGAACGCGACGGCGACCGGATCTACGCGGTGCTGCTGGGCATGGCCGGGTCGAGCGACGGCAAGGGCCGGGGCATCACCGCGCCCAACCCGGTGGGCCAGCGGCTCGCCGTCGAGCGGGCCTGGCGGCTGGCCGGCGCGGACCCGGCCACCTGCTCGCTGGTGGAGGGGCACGGCACGTCCACCGCGGTCGGCGACGTCGTCGAGGTCGAGGCCCTGACCGAGGTGTTCGGCTCGGCACCGGCCGGGTCGATCCCGCTGGGGTCGGTGAAGTCCAACATCGGCCACCTCAAGGGCGCGGCCGGGACGGCCGGGCTGTTCAAGGCAGTGATGGCCCTGCACGAGAAGGTCCTCCCGGCGACCCTGCACGCCGAGGTGCCGAACCCGCACATCGACTTCCGGCACAGTCCCTTCCGGCCCAACACCGAGATCCGGGAGTGGGCGGCACCGGCGTCGGGCGTCCGGCGGGCCGGCGTGAGCGCGTTCGGCTTCGGCGGCACCAACTTCCACGCCGTGCTCGAGGAGTACGTGCCGGGACGGCACCGCGATCCCGAGCGCAGGTCGGTTTCCTTCGCCGGAGCGGACCTTCCCGCGACGACGGCGTCCGAGCCCGGCCGCGGCGCGTTCGTCGCCGGGGCCGCCGACGAGCGCGGGCTCGCGGATCGGCTGCGCCAGGCCGCGGCGGGCGAACTGCCTTCGGCCGGCCGGCCGAAGGCGGCCGACCTCGGCGCGCCGGTGCGGATCGCGATCGACTACGGCGACCCGGCCGAGCTGGCCGACAAGGCGAACCGGGCGCTGCAGGCCCTCGACCGCGGCAACCCGGCGATCTGGAAGGCGCTGCGGGCCCAAGGCGTGTTCCTCGGCCGGGGGCCGCGCGGCAAGGTCGCCTTCCTCTACACCGGCCAGGGTTCCCAGTACGTCAACATGCTCCGCACGCTGGCCGCCCGCGAACCGGTGGTCGCCGACACGTTCGCGCAGGCGGACGCCGTCATGACGCCCCTGCTCGGAAAGCCCCTCACCGAGTACGTCTTCGCCGACGGCGCCGACGCGGTGAGCCGCGCGGAGGAGCGGCTGCTGCAGACCGAGATCACCCAGCCCGCCGTGCTGGCGGCCGACCTCGCGCTGACCCGGCTGCTGGCCGCGCACGGCGTCCGGCCGGACCTCGTGATGGGGCACAGCCTCGGCGAGTACGGCGCCCTCGTCGCCGCGGGCGCCCTCTCCTTCGAAGACGCCCTGGAAGCGGTCAGCGCCCGCGGCAGCGAGATGGCCCACCTCACCGTCGAGGACAACGGCGCGATGGCCGCGGTGTTCGCCCCGCTCGAGGAGATCGAACGGACCATCTCGGAGATCGACGGCTACGTCGTGATCGCCAACGTCAACAGCCCGAGCCAGGCCGTGATCGGCGGCGCCACCACCGCGGTCGAAGCCGCGGTCGAAGCGCTGACGGTGGCCGGGCACACCGCCGTGCGGCTGCCGGTCAGCCACGCCTTCCACACCGCGATCGTCGCGCCGGTCAGCGAGCCGCTGGGCCGGATGCTGCGGCGGCTCGACCTGAAGGTGCCGCGGCTGCCCGTCGTGGCGAACGTCGACGGCGAGCTGTACCCGGCCGGGCCGGACGCGCGGGAGCGGATGCTCGACATCCTCGAACGCCAGGTCGCGTCGCCGGTCCAGTTCGTCAAGGGACTGGACACGCTCTACGCCGAAGGCGCACGGGTGTTCGTCGAAGTCGGGCCCAAGAAGGCCCTCCACGGCTTCGTCGAGGACGCGCTCGGCAGCCGGCACGACGACGTGCTGGCCCTGTTCACCAACCACCCCAAGCAGGGCGACCTGGTGTCGTTCAACCAGGCCCTGTGCGGGCTGTACGCCGCCGGGTTCGGCGCCACCGAGGCGGCCGGACCGGTGAAGTCCCCCTCCGAGCCGAGGACGGCGACCGTGACCCCCGAATCGACCCCCGAACCGACCCCCGACCGCTTCACCGAACTGGGCCGCCTGGTGGCCGACTTCTTCAGCCGCGGCCAGGCCGTGCTGGCGGGGTCGCCCACGCCGGCCCCGGTGCCCGCCGCTCCCGCGGAGACCGAGCCGGTGGTGATCACCGGCGCCGCCCTCGGCCTGCCCGGCACCGAGCGCGTCTTCGACGACGCCAACGTCGGCCGGATCCTGCACGGGGACCAGTTCATCGGCCCGATCCCGCAGGCGTTCCGCGAAGCCATGGCCGACAAGCACATCACCCGGCTGGTCAAGAGCGAGGACGGCGCGCCGCGCTTCGCCGAGATCGACAGCCCGGACGACGTGATCAAGCTCGCCGCCCGCGCCGGCGCCCTCGACCTGGTCGAAGAGTTCGGCATCGACGAGGAGCGCGAGAAGGCACTCGGCGAGTGCACCCGGCTGGCGATCGGCGCCGGCTTCGACGCACTGCGCGACGCCGGGATCCCGTTGGCCCAGCACTACAAGACCACCACGGTCGGCACGCAGCTGGCCGACCGGTGGGGACTGCCCGCGGCGCTGCGCGACGACACCGGCGTGATCTTCGCGTCCGCCTTCCCCGGCTACGGCGAGTTCGCCGAGGAGATCGAGCGGTACCTCGCCGACCGGCACCGCCACCACGAGCGCGACACCCTGCGGGCGATCCGCGCCCGCGCCGAGGGTGACGTGGCCGCGGAGCTCGACCGCCGGATCGGGGACCTCGACGCCGAGATCGCGGCGGACCCCTTCACGTTCGACCGCCGGTTCCTGTTCCGCGTGCTGTCCATGGGGCACTCGCAGTTCGCCGAGATCATCGGCGCCCGCGGCCCGAACACCCAGATCAACTCCGCCTGCGCGAGCACCACCCAGGCCATCGGGCTGGCCGAGGACTGGATCCGGGCCGGCCGGTGCCGGCGCGTGGTGGTCGTGGCGGCCGACGACGCGACGTCCGACCCGCTGCTGGAATGGGTCGGCGCGGGCTTCCTGGCCAGCGGCGCGGCGGCCACCGACGCGGCCGTCGAGGACGCGGCCGTCCCGTTCGACGCCCGGCGGCACGGGATGCTGCTCGGCATGGGCGCGGCGGGCATCGTCGTCGAGGCCGCCTCGGCCGCCCGGGAACGGGGGCTGCGGCCGATCTGCGAGGTGCTGGCCGGGGTGAGCGCCAACAGTGCCTTCCACGGCACGAAACTGGACGTCGAGCACATCTCCGGGGTGATGGAGTCCCTGGTGGCGCAGGCCGAACGCCGGGGCATCGACCGGCACGCGATCGCGCCGGAGACGGTCTTCGTCTCGCACGAGACGTACACGCCGGCGCGCGGCGGCAGTGCCCAGGCGGAGATCGACGCGTTGCGCAAGGTCTTCGGGCCGGCCGCCGACAGCGTGATCATCGCCAACACCAAGGGGTTCACCGGCCACCCGATGGGGGTCGGGATCGAGGACGTCGTCGCGGTGAAGGCCCTGGAGACCGGGATCGTCCCGCCGGTCCCGAACTTCAAGGAGATCGACCCGTCGCTGGGCCGGCTGAACCTCTCGACCGGCGGCGCCTACCCCGTGCGGTACGCGCTGCGGCTCGCGGCCGGGTTCGGCTCGCAGATCAGCATGGTGCTGCTGCGCTGGACCCCGGTCGCCGACGGCCGCCACCGCGCGCCGGACGAGCTGGGCTACGAGTACCGCATCGCCGACCGCGCCGCGTGGCAGCGCTGGCTGACCGGCCTCGGCGGCACGACCCTGGAGGTCGACCGGCGCCGGCTGCGGATCGCCGACCACCCCGCCGAGCGGCGCCCGGAACCGGTGCCCGAGCCGATCGCGGTGCCCGAGCCCGTCGGTGACGACGTCCCCGAGCAGGTGCTGGCCCTGGTGTCGGAGAAGACCGGCTATCCGGAGGACATGCTGGAGCTGGACCTGGATCTGGAGGCGGATCTGGGGGTGGACACGGTGAAGCAGGCGGAGGTGTTCGCGCAGATCCGTGAGCGGTTCGGGATCGAGCGGGATGACACGCTGCGGTTGCGCGACTATCCGACGCTGAATCACGTGATCGGGTTCGTGCGGGAGCGGGCCGGTATTGCCGCGCCCGCCGCGGTCCCGTCGGCCGCGGTCGCCGATGACGTCACGGCGCAGATCTTGGCCGTGGTGTCGGAGAAGACGGGTTATCCGGAGGACATGCTGGAGCTGGACCTGGATCTGGAGGCGGATCTGGGTGTGGACACGGTGAAGCAGGCGGAGGTGTTCGCGCAGATCCGTGAGCGGTTCGGCATCGAACGTGACGACACGTTGCGGCTGCGTGACTATCCGACGCTGAATCATGTGATCGGCTTCGTGCGTGAGCGGGCAGGTACTGCTGCGCCCGCCCCGGTCGCTGAACCGGAACCGCAACCGGCGACCGATGACGTCACTGCGCAGATCTTGGCGGTGGTGTCGGAGAAGACCGGCTATCCGCAGGACATGCTCGAACTCGACCTGGATCTGGAGGCCGACCTGGGTGTGGATACGGTGAAGCAGGCGGAGGTGTTCGCGCAGATCCGTGAGCGGTTCGGGATCGAGCGCGACGACACGTTGCGACTGCGGGACTACCCGACGCTGAGCCACGTGATCGGCTTCGTCCGGGAGCGGACGCATGTCGCGCCGCCTCCGGAGTCCGAAGTGGACACCGTGTTGGCCGAGGTGCTGTCCGTCGTCTCCGCGAAGACCGGCTACCCGGAGGACATGCTCGAACTCGACCTGGATCTGGAGGCCGACCTGGGCGTGGATACGGTGAAGCAGGCGGAGGTGTTCGCGCAGATCCGTGAGCGGTTCGGCATCGAGCGCGACGACACGCTGAGGCTGCGGGACTACCCGACCCTGGCCCACGTCATCGGCTTCGTTCGGGAGCGCGCATCGACGGCGACGGCCGTCGAAGTGTCCACAGTGGAAGAACAGCCCGCCGGGACCGGGACGTTCCCGCGCCGGGTGCCGGTCGCGACCATCCGGCCGCCGCTGGAGTTCTGCCGGGCCACCGGCGTCGAACTCGGCGAGGGACAGCGGGTCCTCGTCGGCTGCGACGACGGGGGAGCGGGCGTCGCACTCGCCGAGCGGCTCAGCGCGCGGGGCGTCGAGGTGCTCGTCGTCGAAGGCCACCCCGACGCCGACGAACTCGCCGCCCGCCTCGACGGGCCCGTGCACGGCGTCTACTGGCTGCCGGCCCTCGACCACGAAGGCCCGATCGAGGACATGGACCTCGACGGCTGGCGCGAAGCCAACCGGATCCGCGTGAAGCTCCTCTACACCGCGATGCGGCGGCTCTACGACCAGGACGCGTTCCTCGTCACCGGCACCCGCCTCGGCGGCCGCCACGGCTACGACGAGACCGGCGCGTACGCCCCGCTCGGCGGCGCGGTCACCGGCTTCGCCAAGGCATACGGCCGCGAACGCCCCGAGGTCCTGGTCAAGGCCGTTGACTTCGGCGCGGAAGCGACGAACGAGGAGATCGCCGACGCGCTCCTCGAAGAGACCCTCACCGACCCGGGCGCCCTGGAAGTCGGCCGGGCCGACGGCCTGCGCTGGGCCGTCACGGTCGAGGAGCGGCCGCTCGAAGGCGAGGGGATGACTCTGGACGCGGACACCGTGTTCGTCGTGACCGGCGCCGCCGGCAGCATCGTCTCGGCGATCACCGCCGACCTGGCGCGGGCCTCCGGCGGCACCTTCCACCTGCTCGACCTGACGCCGGAACCGGACGAGAACGACGCCGACATCACCCGGTTCGCCACCGATCACGACGGTCTCAAGGCCGACCTGATCACCCGGCTCACCCACGACGGCAAACGCCCCACCCCCGTGCAGGTCGAGCGTGAGCTCGCCCGCTACGAGCGGCTCGCCGCCGCGCGAGCGGCCATCGACGCGGTGCGGGACGCGGGCGGGCAGGCGCACTACCACTGCGTCGACCTGACCGACGCGGCTGCGGTCGAGCACGCGCTGAGCGGACTCGAACGGGCCGACGTGCTGCTGCACGCGGCCGGGCTCGACATCAGCCACGCCCTGCCGGACAAGGAACCCCGCGAGTACGACCTCGTGTTCGGGGTCAAGGCGGACGGCTGGTTCACCGTGCGCAAGGCACTCGGCGACCGGCCGCTCGGCGCGGTCGTGGCGTTCAGCTCGGTCGCCGGCCGGTTCGGCAACCTCGGCCAGACCGACTACAGCGCGGCGAACGACCTGCTGTGCAAGCTCACGTCGGCGCAGCGGGACACCCGGGCACTGGCGATCGACTGGACGGCCTGGGCCGGCATCGGCATGGCGACGCGCGGTTCCATCCCGAAGATGATGGAGCGGGCGGGCATCGAGATGCTGCCGCCCGAAGTGGGCGTCCCGTGGATCCGCCACGAACTGACCGGTGGCGCGTATCGCGGCGAGGTCGTGGTCGCGGGCGAGCTGGGCGCGCTCGTCGGCGAGCGCGACGGCATCGACGCGGCGCGGTTCCCGGCCGGGCCGATGGTCGGCGAGGTCGAACGCATGGGCGTGTACGACGGGCTCGTCGTGCACACCACGCTCGACCCCGGCGAACAGCCCTTCCTCGGCGACCACCGCATCGACGGCACCGCGGTGCTGCCCGGCGTGCTGGGCATCGAGGCGTTCGCGGAGGCGGCGGCCCTGCCGCTGCCCGGCTGGCGCCCGGTGGCGATCGAGGACGTCGAGTTCCTGGCCCCGTGCAAGTTCTACCGGGACGAGCCGCGCACGCTCACCGTCACCGCGGTGTTCCGCGCCGACGGCGACGGGCTCGTGGCCGAGTGCGCGCTGACGGGCAGCCGTCAGCTGGCGGGGCAGGCCGAACCGCAGGTGACGACCCACTTCACCGGCCGGGTGCGGCTGGCCCGCACGCCGGTCGGCGACGCCGTCACCGCGGCCGCGCCGCCGGTGCCCGACGGAAAAGGCGTGCCCGCGGACGCGATCTACGACGTCTTCTTCCACGGCCCGGCCTTCCGGGTCCTCGACCGCGCCTGGCGCGGGGAAGACGGCCCGGTCGGGCTGTACGCGAGCGACCTGCCGCCCGACCACGTGCCGGCCGACCGGCCGGAGCTCGTGTCGCCCCGGCTGATCGAGCTCGTCTTCCAGACCGCCGGGGTCTGGGACATCGGGCGCCACGGCCGGTTCGGCCTGCCGCGCCACGTCGACCGGATCGTGCTGCACGACGCCCCCGAATCCGAGGGGCGGCTCGAAGCCGTCGTGACGTCCGAAGAGGACGGTTTCGGCGGACGGGTGCTGGACGAGTCCGGTGCGGTCCTGCTCGAGCTGAGCGGCTACCGCACGACCGAACTGCCCGGTGCCCTCGACGCCGGCCGCAGCGCGCCGATGACGGAGGCCATGTCGTGA